TACTGTTCACACGCTTTCCAGGCGAGCCCGATCGACCACTCTGGCATCTGTCCGTTTACCGATGCCGTTTCTGGCAGCGGGCTAATACCATGGTGCCTTCTCAGACGGGCTGCAAGTGATTTTGAGGGGAGTTTGTCATCTCGTTCATGACCGGGAGGCAGGGTGGTGGAAGACAGGGTTCCAGGCTTGCTTGGGACGCCTTCCCGGTGGTAAGACGGAGGTCTGCATGACAACTGGCTTTTCTGACTCTCTGAAAAAATTCCTCCATCCCCGGGGCGTGATCGCGGTGCTGGTGGTGGATGAGGTACCTGATGCGGTGCCTGTGGCACGGGCACTCCTGGCGGGCGGGGTGGACTGCATCGAGCTGACGCTGCGCACACCGGTGGCGATGGATGTACTGCGCTGCCTGCGGACGGAAGTGCCGGAGATGCAAGTGGGCGTGGGGACCATCCTGACGCTGGGCCAGGTGAATGAGGTGAAGGAGGCAGGAGCGTCCTTTGGCGTGGCCCCGGGGATGAACCCGAAGGTGGTGGCGGAGGCGCAGCGCATCGGCCTGCCGTTTGCGCCAGGCATCTGCACGCCGACGGACATTGAGCTGGCGGTGGAGCAGGGCTGCCGGTTGCTGAAGTTTTTCCCTTCAGAGCCTTCCGGCGGGCTGAACTATCTGCGGGCAATTGCAGCCCCGTTTGCGCATCTGGACGTGAAATACATTCCGTTAGGCGGGGTGAATCTGGGCAATGCGGAGGCCTATTTGCAGGAGCCCTGTGTGCAGGCTCTCGGCGGATCCTGGCTGGCGCCGAGGGAGCTGATCCTGAAAAAGGACTGGCAGGCCATCACGGCGAATGCGCGGGCGGTGCGGGAGATCGTCAACCGTTTGCGCGGGGGTGAATCATGAACCGGGTGGTGACGCTGGGGGAGATCATGGCGCGGCTGGCGGCACCAGGGCATCTGCGCTTCCAGCAGGCGATGCCGGGCAGCCTGGAGGTGACCTTTGCGGGAGCGGAGGCGAGTGTGGCCATGTCCATTGCACATCTGGGCGGTGAGGCGGTGTTTGTGACAGCGCTGCCGGACCATGCCATCGCCGATGCCTGTGTGGCGAATCTGCGCGCCGTGGGTGTGGAGACGCGGCACATCGTGCGCACAGCGGAGGGCCGGCTGGGTTTGTACTTCCTGGAAACAGGGGCAAACCAGCGCGCAGGCCAGGTGATCTATGACCGCGAGGGCTCGTCCATGGCAGTGACTCCGGCAGAGGCTTATGACTGGGCGGGCATTTTCGAAAGGGCGGAATGGTTGCTCATCTCAGGCATCACGCCGGCGATATCTAAAAACGCGGCGGAGGTAGCGCGGGTGGCCATGGAAGAGGCCTCCAGCCGTGGCGTGAAGGTGGCCTGTGACATGAATTTCCGCAGCAAGCTATGGCGCTGGGAACCTAGCCTCAGCGCACCGGAACTGGCCACCCGGACGATGCGGGAGCTGATGCCGATGGTGGACCTGTTCATCGGCGGGCGGGAGGATGCGGTGCAGATGCTGGGCCTGGAGGTGGATGGGCTGGAGCCGGAGGAAGTGGCACGGCGCATCGTGCAGGAATATCCCCGCATCCGGCGCGTGGCGATGACGCTGCGGGAGGGGATCTCCGCCACGCATAACAATTGGGCAGGCCTGCTCTATATGGCGGATTTGGATGCCGCTTTCCAGGCTCCTCTACGGCAGGAGGACGGCATGCTGGAGCCGTATGAGATCCGCCACATGGTGGACCGTCTGGGCGGCGGCGATGCCTTCACAGCCGGACTGCTCTTTGCGCTCACAACACCTGATTTGCAGGAGCCGGAAACGGCCGTGGCCTTCGCCGTGGCGGCCTCCTGCCTGGCGCATTCCATCCAGGGAGATTTTAATTACACCACCCGCGCAGAGGTGGAGGCACTGATGGGTGGGGACAGCTCGGGAAGGGTGAAGCGGTGAAATCAACGCAAGCTCTGCAGGCGCTCCTGGCGCAGGCATTCGACTTCATGAAGCAAGTCGAGAATGAGCTTGAGGCCGGTGTCGTTGACGGCGCAGGTGGCGCGGAGATGCTCGATGCGGCGGAGCTGGCGCAGCGTTTCTTCATCGAAGAGGGGAGCCTCTTCCGCCGGGGCCGGGACGGCGCGGATGAAGCCCTGCTCCTGATAACGGATGATGGTCTGGCCATCCAGGCCGGTGAGGCTGGTGATGACATCCAGAGTGTATTGGGCATCCGTTTCGGCCTCGTAAAGAGGCAGGTCTGCACGGTGGGAAGTGGGATCAGCGGGCATGGCGTGCGGAGGGGGCGAAAGGTGATCAGACGGCGCGTGGGCGGAAGGTGGAGGTGGCGCGGAGTTGTTCCCAAAGAGCGCGCTCTTCATCGCTGAGGCTGGTGGGAAGCTGGACGTTGAGGACGACGTAAAAATCACCCCGGTCACCGCTTTTGCCTTTGGGCAGGCCCTTGTTCCGGGCACGGAGCTTCTGGCCGTTTTCGGCCCCGGCGGGGATGCGCAGTTTGATGGAGCCGTCCAGGGTGGGAACGACGACTTCGGCACCGAGCACGGCCTCCCACGGGGCGATGTCCAGCTCATGATAAATGTCCGCCTCGCGGCTGCTGAAGTCGGGATGGGTGGCGTGGCGGACGCGCAGGAAGAGATCTCCCGCAGAGCCACCACCATGGCCGGGCTCCCCATGACCGGGCACGCGGATGCGGCGGCCGTCGGTGGCACCCGGGGGGATGCGGACCTGGAATTCCTGCGTCTGCACCTGGCCGGTCTGGCGGTTGACCGTCTGCATGGAAATGGGGCGGATGGTGCCGTGCATGGCCTCTGAAAGGGTGACCAGGATGTCGCCCTCAATGTCGCTGCCCCGGCGGGGGCGCGGGCTGCCTTGCTGGGCATAAGCCTGGCTGAAGCCGGCCTCATCCTGCGGGAAGCCGTAGCGGGTGCCGCCGCTGAAGTATTGCTCAAAGAAGTCGCTGAAGCCGGTGCCGCCAAAGTGGAACTCCTGCTGCGGGCCGCTGCCGGGCGGCGGCGGCGGTGGTGAATACCCGCCCTCATCATCGCGCCAACGCGCGCCGAGGAGGTCGTATTTTTTCCGTTTGTCCGGGTCGCTCAGGACCTCATAGGCCTCGTTGATCTCCTTGAACTTTTCCTCGGCTCCCTGCTTGTCCTTGGCCACATCCGGGTGATGCTTGCGGGCCAGTTTGCGGAAGGCCTTTTTGATGTCATCATCGCTGGCCTCCCGGGCGACTCCGAGGCTGGCGTAGTAATCTTTAAATTCAGCAGGCATGGGATGGCAAAGAGGATGGGTGCGGAACAGGCTACTTCCGGCGAAACCGCACCAGGTAGTTTTCTTTGAGAAGGTCCTTCACCTCGCTGATTTTTTCAAAACCGGCGGCGGTAAATTCGGCCTCAAAGACTTCCTGCCCGGCGCGGACATGGCCCAGGATGAATTCGCTGCTCTCACCGGGGATGCGTTTAAAATCAATGAGGACAATTTCACCGCCCGGTTTGATGGCTTTGTGCAGGGTGGCCAGGCTGGCCTGGGGATACTCAAAGTGATGATAAACATCACAGATGAAGGCAAGATCAATGGAGGCCTCCGGCAGCTCCACACTGCGCTCCGTGCCCAGCACCGTTTCAACATTGGTTAGGCTGGCCTTGGAGGCCCGTGCACGGATGTGCTCGAGAAAGTTTTTGGCGATCTCGACGGCATACACCTTGCCTCCATCCCCCACCGCCTGGGCAAAGGGCAGAATAAAAAGGCCCGTGCCTGCACCAATGTCCGCCACGGTCATACCCGGCTTGAGGCCGAGCGCTGAGACGATCTGGTCACGGTTGTGATAGATCTCGCGGCTTTCGACCTCGAACCTTTGCGTCCATTCCTCCACCTTCAGCTGAGGGTCGAGAAACTTGTCATTGATGCCCGGTTTGACACTGGTCTCCTGGGCCCCCAGGGAGGCGGCAAGCAGGAGGCTGGCGAGGAGGGTGCAGAGAGATTTCATAAACGGGCAAGCTGAACCGGTGAATGCACTTGTGGTTATTCCTCCAGGAGGCTGCGGAGCATCCAGGCCGTCTTTTCATGAAGCTGGATGCGCTGGGTAAGGAGGTCG
The Prosthecobacter sp. SYSU 5D2 genome window above contains:
- a CDS encoding methyltransferase domain-containing protein yields the protein MKSLCTLLASLLLAASLGAQETSVKPGINDKFLDPQLKVEEWTQRFEVESREIYHNRDQIVSALGLKPGMTVADIGAGTGLFILPFAQAVGDGGKVYAVEIAKNFLEHIRARASKASLTNVETVLGTERSVELPEASIDLAFICDVYHHFEYPQASLATLHKAIKPGGEIVLIDFKRIPGESSEFILGHVRAGQEVFEAEFTAAGFEKISEVKDLLKENYLVRFRRK
- the eda gene encoding bifunctional 4-hydroxy-2-oxoglutarate aldolase/2-dehydro-3-deoxy-phosphogluconate aldolase, whose translation is MTTGFSDSLKKFLHPRGVIAVLVVDEVPDAVPVARALLAGGVDCIELTLRTPVAMDVLRCLRTEVPEMQVGVGTILTLGQVNEVKEAGASFGVAPGMNPKVVAEAQRIGLPFAPGICTPTDIELAVEQGCRLLKFFPSEPSGGLNYLRAIAAPFAHLDVKYIPLGGVNLGNAEAYLQEPCVQALGGSWLAPRELILKKDWQAITANARAVREIVNRLRGGES
- a CDS encoding sugar kinase; translated protein: MNRVVTLGEIMARLAAPGHLRFQQAMPGSLEVTFAGAEASVAMSIAHLGGEAVFVTALPDHAIADACVANLRAVGVETRHIVRTAEGRLGLYFLETGANQRAGQVIYDREGSSMAVTPAEAYDWAGIFERAEWLLISGITPAISKNAAEVARVAMEEASSRGVKVACDMNFRSKLWRWEPSLSAPELATRTMRELMPMVDLFIGGREDAVQMLGLEVDGLEPEEVARRIVQEYPRIRRVAMTLREGISATHNNWAGLLYMADLDAAFQAPLRQEDGMLEPYEIRHMVDRLGGGDAFTAGLLFALTTPDLQEPETAVAFAVAASCLAHSIQGDFNYTTRAEVEALMGGDSSGRVKR
- a CDS encoding J domain-containing protein; protein product: MPAEFKDYYASLGVAREASDDDIKKAFRKLARKHHPDVAKDKQGAEEKFKEINEAYEVLSDPDKRKKYDLLGARWRDDEGGYSPPPPPPGSGPQQEFHFGGTGFSDFFEQYFSGGTRYGFPQDEAGFSQAYAQQGSPRPRRGSDIEGDILVTLSEAMHGTIRPISMQTVNRQTGQVQTQEFQVRIPPGATDGRRIRVPGHGEPGHGGGSAGDLFLRVRHATHPDFSSREADIYHELDIAPWEAVLGAEVVVPTLDGSIKLRIPAGAENGQKLRARNKGLPKGKSGDRGDFYVVLNVQLPTSLSDEERALWEQLRATSTFRPRAV
- a CDS encoding chaperone modulator CbpM encodes the protein MPADPTSHRADLPLYEAETDAQYTLDVITSLTGLDGQTIIRYQEQGFIRAVPAPAEEAPLFDEETLRQLRRIEHLRATCAVNDTGLKLILDLLHEVECLRQERLQSLR